Proteins encoded in a region of the Pseudothermotoga elfii DSM 9442 = NBRC 107921 genome:
- a CDS encoding GntR family transcriptional regulator, producing MITVLRKIDKHSGIPVYLQIVNQIKAEIFLGNLKAGDQIPPVRELEQVFDVNVNTVLKALDKLKMEGFLVSEHGVGYFVSKDVSISSEILHEVKKAVSILKNSGIDIYTSLLIIEEVWKSEDF from the coding sequence GTGATAACTGTGCTTAGAAAAATCGACAAACATAGTGGTATACCAGTATATTTGCAGATTGTTAATCAGATAAAGGCTGAAATATTCCTCGGAAATTTGAAGGCGGGTGATCAGATACCTCCTGTAAGAGAGCTTGAGCAAGTCTTTGATGTGAATGTGAACACCGTTTTGAAAGCACTTGATAAGCTTAAGATGGAAGGATTTCTCGTTTCCGAGCATGGTGTTGGTTATTTTGTATCGAAAGATGTATCTATTAGCTCTGAAATCTTACACGAAGTCAAAAAAGCCGTCAGTATATTGAAAAATAGCGGCATAGATATTTATACATCTTTGCTGATTATAGAGGAGGTGTGGAAAAGTGAGGATTTTTGA